Genomic window (Blattabacterium cuenoti):
TCGTTACTTGTGTAACTTCTAAATCAAATTCTTTGGATGCTGTTAATAAATGATCAAAAACGCTAGCTTGTATTTGTTCATATTTGATAGATTCAGAAGTATTCGTGAAACAATATAATTCTACAGGTAAACCATAAGGAGTAGGTTCTAAATGTCTTACCATCAAAGTTTCTGATTGTGATATTTTTGGATGTTGAGATAAATATTCTAATGCATATTGACGAAAAAGACCAATATTTGTTAATCTTCTTCCATTAATATTTATACTTATATCAATATTTTTTTTTTTGTTGAAAATATCTATTTTTTTTTGTTTTTGTTGTATATAATTTTTTATTAAATAAATATGTTGAAATTTTTTTAATTCATCAGAATTACAAAAATGGAAAGATTGTATATTAAACAATATAGATCTCTTAATTCTACGTATGTTTTTTTGACGCATAAATTCAAAATTAGTAACGGCAGTAGAAATTAAATCATAAGTAGGGACGCTAGTAATAGTTTTATCAAAATTTTCTATTTTCGCAGATGTTAAATTTATTTCAATAACTGTTCCTTCTATATTATATTTAGGAATTCTGATCCAATCCCCTACTTTTATCATTTTTGTGGATGCCATTTGAATTCCTGATACAAATCCTAATATTGTATCTCTGAATACCAATATCACAAAAGCAGTTATAGCTCCTAAACTTGTAAGGATAGTAATAAGATCATTTTTAGTAAGAATAGCAATAATAACTAAAATGCAAAATATAATGGATATAATTTTCAGTAATTGTGAAAAAGAACGAACTGCTATTGTTTGATGATTATTTTCACTTGTAGCTATTCTCATAATGGAATTTACAACCCGAATTAAAAATTGTAAAACAATCAAAACGAATAATATATCAAATATTTTTTCTATATAAATGATAATTGTATGATAGTTTTTAAAAAACGGTTTAATTAATATTAAACCAATTGATAATGGGAAAAAATGTGCTAAACTATCAAAAACTTTATTT
Coding sequences:
- a CDS encoding mechanosensitive ion channel family protein, with amino-acid sequence MCYKIFIEKVGTIIFQIQEIYDFLHNLDLKKWGTITLVIIGKMLFFTIFLIILEFIFNRGVRLIGRRIVNSTHFVWDNILYENKVFDSLAHFFPLSIGLILIKPFFKNYHTIIIYIEKIFDILFVLIVLQFLIRVVNSIMRIATSENNHQTIAVRSFSQLLKIISIIFCILVIIAILTKNDLITILTSLGAITAFVILVFRDTILGFVSGIQMASTKMIKVGDWIRIPKYNIEGTVIEINLTSAKIENFDKTITSVPTYDLISTAVTNFEFMRQKNIRRIKRSILFNIQSFHFCNSDELKKFQHIYLIKNYIQQKQKKIDIFNKKKNIDISININGRRLTNIGLFRQYALEYLSQHPKISQSETLMVRHLEPTPYGLPVELYCFTNTSESIKYEQIQASVFDHLLTASKEFDLEVTQVTKKEVLKKW